AAGTTTCCTGTGCCTGGTTTTATCAATGGCCTTATAACTCATAAGCGTGATAACAGGCAGTAGTACAATAACTGATATAAAGCCTAATAAAACCCCTTTAAACAAGTTAAGGCCCAAATCTGCACCGATACCAAAACGCATGAAAATTAATGCCGCAAATCCTACTACTGTTGTTGCAGCACTTGCAGCCACAGTTGGCAGGGATTGTTTCATGGCTAGTACCATTGCTTTTTGTGGATCCTGTGACAGACGATGCTCATTAAAGCTATGAAGCAAAAATATGGCATAATCAAGTGATACAGCAAGCTGCAAAATAGGGCTGACAGTCTGCGTAATAAATGATATCTCTCCGTATATAATGTTTGTTCCCATATTAATGATTACTGCAATACCAATAGTAAACAAGAACAATAAGGGCTCCAACCAGGAGGTAGTTGAACCTATCAGGATGATTACAATAACCGGAAGCAATATTACCATTGCATTTAATACTTCTGTAACCGACATTTCTTGTGTCTTCGCAGCATTAACTGCTTCCCCTGCTGCAGCGTTGTTTTCTCCAATTAATTCGTAAATGGCGTTTACTGCACTTATTTCTTTTCCACTTTCAATAGACAAGGTCATCAAGGCGCAATTATCTTTGTAATAGTTTTTTACTATTGAAGTATCTAAAAATTCAAGAGGTGTGGTTTTTAAAGTACCCAGACCAATTACATCATCAAGCCAGCTTACAGATGTAACTCCTTCTATTGCAGATAATTTCGCTTTGTATTCTAAAGCTTGTTGTATTGATACATCTGTTAGCATTACTCTAGTATTAGGCATTTCTCCTTTAAATTCATCTTCTATAATCTTTATAGCGGTGGTAGATTGTGCGTCTTTAGGAAGATAATCCACTATATTGTAGTTAACCTTGACCTGCAAAGAAAATATTATGCACAATACCGCTGCTGTTATAAATATAGTTAATACAATTTTTTTGTGTTTCAATAAAGCATATGAGATTTTTTCCACTAAATCTCCTCCCTGGTCATTACTAGTTATTATACGTCGTGTTGACAAATTTCTTCATGTATAGTTTAATAACACTATGAATATAATGCAACAAACAGATACTTTTTAAATGTTAGTTGTTAAACATTGAAAGCAGAAGTGCATAATACATAACATTTTTTTAAAAATTGATAGTTATTAGATAATTTCATAAATTTTGTAACTTATGCGACTGGATTTATTTGACTGAATTTATTTAACTGAGTTTATTTAATTGAATTTTATTGTTAAATTTACATGGTTGGAGGGTTATACATGGAAAACACTAAAGTAGACAGGCGGGTAAAGTATACCAAGATGGTGTTAAAAGAAAGTTTTATAAAATTACTTTCCCAGAAAGATATATCCCAAATAACCATCAAAGAAATCTGCGAAGATGCCGATATCAACCGTGCGACTTTTTATTCCCATTATAGTGACCAATATGACCTGCTCCGGAAAATAGAGAATGAATTCCTTGATAATATAAAGGCCCACCTTAAAGAGTTGGACCATAAAAATAATAATGTAGATGCAGTATCGCTGGCAGAAAAGATTTTTGAGTATATAAAGGATAATGCGAAATTGTGCAAGCTGCTGCTTAGTGAACGGGGAGGTTTAAATTTTCAAAAACAGGTAATGGTTCTTGTATATGATACAATTATTAATGAATTGACAGGCAGCAACAAAATTACCAAGGAAGATGCTGAGTATGTTTACTCATTTGCTATAACTGGATGCGTCGGTATAGTACAAAAGTGGCTTGACGAAGATTTGAAGAAATCCCCCCGTTTCATGGCGGAAATGGTTATAAAGCTCACAATGGGTTTGATAAATTTAGTGAAGTAGCCGATCCTGTACCGCATTTTATTATCATGTATTGTAATAACACCGTTCATAATGAGGTATACCGATACAATAATCGAACCACATAAGTCCACGCACCTTTTTACTGCCATGAATTATTTTTATTTTTCTTTATCAGCAAAGATAAAACTGATATAATATTGAAAAATCAATTCATTAAAATACTTCAGAAATTAGCAGTCACATTTACAGAATTAATGATTTAGTAAAAAGGAGGAACAGGATGGCTTATTCTGAATTTGAAGAAAAAGATCCACGTTTGGGAAACGGACTTGGAGACCGGAATGGCCTTTCATGGCCACAAGGTTATTGCAGTGTTGTGGGTAAGCAGGAACCGGTTATTTCTGAAAGAGATAAGGCGTTTTTGCGGGAATTAGCAAAAAAGGTCTCAGAAATCGCATCTCAACCTCAACAGGAAGAAAAGAAGCAATTATGGATGAAGCACAATGCATTGCAGGAAACCCGGCCGTTGATTTTTATTGATCCTGAACACGCCTGGTATGAACTTATTACAGCTGATGAATTAAAATGCAGTGGAAATCTGGCAAGATTATGGGAATTCAAACTCCTGAAGGAAATATATTGGGCTGAAAAGATAAAAGATGACAGGGTTATTGAACCAACATTCAAAGTATATTATGTGCATAAGACAAGTGGCAGGGGACTGGATACCAAGATTATTGGGGACGAAGGTATTGGTGCATACACCTGGAATGCTCCTGTCAGAGATTTCAGTGATGTTGATAAGATGCATTTCGATGAGATAATTGTGGATTACGATAAAACCCAAAAGCTGGTTGCACTCGCCAAGGAGGTTTTTGACGGAATTTTAGAGGTCAGGCTTGAGGGTACCTGGTGGTGGTCCCTGGGGATGACAACCGACCTCATTTATCTTAGGGGCTTTGAACAGGTCATGTATGATATGTATGACGAACCCGATGGGCTGCACAAGCTGATGGCCTTCCTTCGGGATGAAACCATGGCCAAACTTGATTTTCTTGAAAAGAATGGATTACTTTCGCTCAACAATGGCGGTGATTTCATTGGAACAGGTGGTTATGGCTGGTCATATGAACTTCCGCAACCTGACTTTGACGGAACCCATGTCAGATTGTGTGATATGTGGGGGTATAGTGAAAGTCAGGAAACAGTCAATGTTTCACCGGAGTTTTTTGAAGAGTTTGTCTTTGCGTACCAATTGCCCATTCTTGAAAGATTTGGTTTAAATATATATGGCTGTTGCGAACCTTTGGACAAACGCCTGGATATTGTTAAACGAATTCCCAGGCTGAGAAGGTTGAGTGTATCACCATGGTCTGATGCAATCGCTATGGCTGAAAGAATTGGGAAAGATTACATTTACAGCAGAAAAGTCAATCCTGCAGACATTGCAGTACCTGTAATCGATGAAGACCATATCAGAAAGGAATTGAGAGAGACCCTTAAGGCAGTATATAAATACAACTGCCGTGCCGAGTTCCTTATGAGAGACATCCGCACACTTGCTTGTAATCCCTATAATGCAATCCGCTGGACGGAGATTGCCAGGGAGGAGTCAGAAAATATCTGAATAGGCATCCTTAATAAGCATTCACTGAGTTTTATGCTTATACCCATGATGTTCACAATTTCATATAAAAGTAACAATAAAAATAATAAAGCTCTGATTTCAGAGCTTTTTTTATGGGCGTATTTCTTGAAAGCTCTTTTTGTGAATTTCACAAGCTAATAATGGATATAATGTAAAACAAGGTGATAAGGAAATGGTTAAAAGAATAAGAAGAAAACGAAGAAAAGCACGAAACCAAAATATTGAACATGATAATATACATACCGGATCATACGATGTTATACCCGATACAGTTGATGCTGTTGAGACCAGGCTTAGCGAAATATTTTCCGACTGTAATGATTTCATGCATCGCAAAATTTCATGTAGTGGAAAAAGTCAGACAAAAATACTTGTAGCATATATAAATGGTTTTGTTGACAAAAGGCTATTAAACCAGGATGTAATTCATCCTATTCTTGAATTCTTGTCAAATACAGAAATGTGCGAAGCACACATATATGAGATGCTAAAAGAATGTATAGTCATAAATAATGACATAAAAGAAATCAATAATATGCAGCAGGCCATAGACGGCATCATATCCGGTGAAGCCCTGCTTTTTCTTGACGGGGAAAATAAAGCTCTGATGATTGGAGTAAAAGAACCCAAGGGACGGCAGGTGGATGAACCTGTTACAGAAACTTCCATCAGGGGTTCAAGGGAAGGCTTTGTTGAGAACCTGAATACGAATATAGCTCTTATTCGGAAAATGATCAAAAATCCCAATCTTAAACTGGAGAAAGTGCAGCTCGGGAAGCAGACAAAAACTGATATTTGCATTTGCTATATAAAGGGAATCGCCAATGAGAATATTGTCAGGGAAGTGAGGGAGAGACTTAAAAAGATAAAAACTGATGCAATACTTGATACCGGAATTATTGAACAATACATTTCCGACAGCCGCTTGTCGGTATTTCCTACAGTTGGGAATACAGAAAGAAGTGACAAGCTGGCGGGGAAGTTACTGGAGGGGCGTGTAGGTATATTATGCGATGGTACTCCCTATGTCCTAACTATCCCGTATCTTTTTATAGAATCCATACAAAATACGGATGATTATTATGACCATGCCTATTTTGCATCCTTTATGCGCTTGCTGCGCCTTCTTGCACTTTTGGTATCAAATTTGCTGCCAGGTATATATGTAGCCCTGGTTGGCTTTCACCACACGTTAATTCCCTTTAAGCTGATGATAAAACTTGCGGCTTCACGGCAGGGAATTCCTTTTTCTCCTTTTACTGAAGCAGTATTAATGATTGTAGCTTTTGAGTTCCTCCGTGAGGCGGGTGTCCGTATGCCAAGACCTATAGGAGAGGCATTAAGCATAGTGGGTGCAATTGTATTGGGTGAAGCATCGGTTTCAGCAGGAATTGCCAGCAATTTAATGGTGATCATAATTGCTCTTACTGCCATTTGCAGTTTTGTTGTCCCTCCGCTTATCCGGGCAACCATGCTGCTGCGCTTTGTATTTTTGGCTGCAGCTAATTTTTTAGGCTTTCTTGGAATTTCCTTTGTGGGTGTGGCTGTTATTATACACCTCTGTCAGCTACGTTCTTTTGGAGTTCCTTATATGGCTCCCTTTTCACCGCTTACAGCCAACGATCTTAAAGATTCCATTGTTGTGGTGCCCATCTGGGCCATGGTTACAAGGCCGAAAATATTGAGGCAGGAATACTCAAGAAGTAAGAAAGGGACAAAACGCCAGGAGGTGAAAAAACCACAGTGATGAACATAAAGAGGAAGATAAGGTCTGGAATGGCAGTAGTTGCCTTTCTGCTTATATTTCCTTCACTGCTAACCGGCTGCTGGAACAATCGGGATCTGGTTAATATAAATATTGTGGCAGGTCTGGGACTAGACAGGACAGAAGATGGCAAAATACTTTTGACCATACAGGTAGTGGAACCTGCCGCAATTCAGTCTACAGTTTCTAATAATAGAGAAGGCAATGGTTCGCAGCAAAAGCCCGTGTTTGTTGTGTCCTATGAAGGCGAAACGGTTTCTGAGGCTCTAAGAGGTGTACTTGCTATTGCTGGCAAAAAGATGTTTCTTAGCACAGCCCAAGTCCTTATTTTCGGAGAAAGGCTTTTGCAAGATGGCATTGAAGAGGTTCTGGATTTTTTTCAGAGAGAGAATGAAATGGATTACGGAATGGACATTCTAGTTGCAAAAGATGCAACACCGAAAGAAATTCTTGAAATAGAAACTGATATAGATTCTATACCTATCTTGTATATAAAAGGAACGATAGATAACACCAATTTACGTGGGACAGTGAAAAAAACTATACTGGTTGATTTGCTTAAAGATATTGGCGAAAGAGGGATAGTACCTGTCATTGGAGGAATATCTATAGCTGGGGAAAAAGAGGTCAGGACAGAAGGCATCGCTGTCATTAAGGATGGAAGACTGGCGGGATGGCTGGGACAACATGAAACAATGGGATATATGTTTGCAACTGATAAAGTGAAAAGTGCCATTGTTAATGTTCCTGCAGACAATGGCAAAGCAGCGATTGAGATTATAGGGTCAAAAGGGAAAGTCAATGTGGTATTTAAGAATGGTAAACCGTACATGCTCACAGTAAAGGTGAAAACTAAGGCCAGTGTAGGAGAATACAAGGGAAAAGGAAAATTGGATTCTCCGGATAAGCTTTATGTACTGGAGAAGAACCTGGAAGAAGAAATAAAAAAAGAAATAATGATGACGGTGGAGAAGGCCCAAAAAGAGTATTCCAGCGATATATTTGGTTTTGGTGTGTATGTGCGCAAATACCACCCGCAGTATTGGAAAAAAGTAGAGAAAGACTGGAATGATATTTTTAGCAAGCTTCCTGTAGATATTCAGGTGACTGCGAATATAATGCGGACAGGTATTATTAAATGTCCTATAAATAAGGATGAATGACATAATGATAGTAGTTATAGTATTGTTTGCAATTTTAGTTTTTAAAGACTTTCAAAGGTTTATACGGGAAAAGGAACAGGCAAAGGTATATGTAATATATATTTTATTTTTAGCAACAAGCCTGGCAATCAGTTTGCTTCTGGCAGCAGGGATAAGACCTTCAAGTCCCCCACAATGGATAGAAGCAGCATTAAAGATGATGGGAGTTTTGAAGTAATGGAAAAAGTTAGAATATCTAGCATTCAGCTATCTATGCTTTTATCGGGTTTTCTTTTTGGCAGTACGGTAATATTGAGTCCTGCACAGGGAGCGAAAAATGATGCATGGCTGGCCATACTCCTTGGAGGAGCAACTGGCACTTTGCTGATGCTGTGTTATGCCACTATAACATCCTTGAATCCATCAAAAACTCTGGTAGATATTTTGAAGGAAAAGATGGGAAAAGTTGCCGGCAATTTTTTTGCCCTTTTGTATATATGGTATTTCATACATCTTGCTTCCCTGGTATTCAGGGATTTCGGCGAGTTTATTTGCACTACGACATTTCCGGAAACGCCCATGGTTGTGGTAATAGGATTATTTGCAGTTGTTTTGGTATATGCAGTCAACAGTGGAATAGAAGTGATGGGAAGGTTAGGCGAACTGCTGGTGCTTATAATACCTTTAATAGTAATCGTTATAAGCCTGTCGCTTATAACTACCCATGATTTCACAGCTTTCCTTCCTGTTCTGGGAAACGGCATAACACCTGTGATTAAAGCCTCTTTTGATTATTTATCCTTTCCCTTTGGGGAAACCGTTGCATTCCTAATGCTGTTTCCACATTTAAATAAAAAGGAAAAGCTAAAAAAAGTTGTGTTTGTATCGGCAGTAATATCAATATTATTGGTACTTGTCACATTTTTTAGAGATATCTTTGTTCTGGGAAGCGATTTGATGGAGCGTTCTATTTTTATTCCTCATTTGACTTCACTGCTTATACCTGGTTTGAATGTAGAGCCGTTGGTAGACATAAACCTGTTAATTGGAGGAGGAATTAAAATTTCAGTTTGCATATACGCAGCCGCAAGAGCTTTAAGCCAGATCGCAGGAATTGGTGATTATAGGAAACTGACCGGAGCAATCACTATTTTTTGTATTGTACTTTCAATATGGTCATTTGAAAGTGTACTTGAGCTTTTCACTTGGACTGAAAAGGTATGGTTTTTGTATTCTATTCCCTTTCAGATTGTGATTCCATTGGCACTGCTTTTTTTATCATTAAAGAAAAAGAAAGCATCTAAAAGAAAGAATGTATAACTGAAACGATGAAGAAGGCTCTTTAATATACAAAAAACACGGCAGTATATTCAAGAATAAGTTAAAGCTGAATTATAGAATTCAGCTTTAACTTATACACTAAAAACCGCAGATTTTAATATTTCCTGTGAATCCCTGAACGAAGGAAATAGCTTCATGTTTGTTTTTACACTAATTAATATTAATTCTTCTTCCTTTAGCTTTTGTCGGTTCTACTTTAGGAACTGTTATTGATAAAATACCATCTTTATATTCGGCTTTTGCCTGCTCAGATTTTATTTCCACAGGCAAAGGGATAGTTCTGGAGAATTTTCCATAGTATCTTTCCGACCTGAAAATATTTTCATCCTTGAATTCATTGTCTCGCTTATACTGCCCCGACAACCTTATGGAGTTTTCGTCAACATATACATTCAAATCTTCTTTGGATATACCAGGAATTTCAGCTTTAACCACTACCTCAGTATCTGTCTGAAATACATCAACTCTCGGTGAACTCATCCCACCCAAAAATCTTAAGGATGAAAAATCGGTAAAATTGCTTATATCTCTGCTGAAATTGTCAATTTCCCTGAATGGATTCCATGGCACAAGACTCATATCATCACTCCCCATAATATGATTTGTGTTCATATTTATGTTTTCCTTACGAAAAAATTTTATTCTTTATAGTTTGGCTAAGAAATTATTCCTCTATTATCATTGTATTAACAGACAATTTTGGAAAAGTTTTTTTATAAATCATTCCTTGACTGATTGAAGACGTTTTTGGCCAAATCCTTTCTGTGAGGCTAAGTCATTATTTAAAAATTATTTAAAAAATTAAGCCATAAAAAATAATAGCTTTCACATCGGACAGCAAAGATTATGGAAAAGTCTTTGCCTCTTAAAAAGATAGGAGCTGCTAATGTTTAGTATTATCAGCTCCATGATGGCGGAGGGTTAGGGATTTGAACCCTAGATACCTTGCGGTATACTGGTTTTCGAGAGCTCCGATAAACTTAGAACTTAGTGGAGGTTGGCAGTAAATGCATGTAGATAAAAACACCGGAAAACCTTGGTAGATAAGAGCCTCAGGGAGTTTTCTTTGTGCTTGCAATGAAAATCAAGCATGACGAAAAATCACAAAAATTTGTTATCCGAAACCTGTTTTGGATAGAACTCGGATAGAACTCAAAAGTTCTATAATCTTTAAGGACTAAAACATACTTCACCACTTGCCGTTGATAAATTTTAGAAAGTGAGTGAAGTAAATGAATTATAATGAATATTGTCGTTCGGTAATTGACCATTATCCTGAATATGTCACGCAAAAAGAGATGTGCAAAATCTTGGGTATTTGCACATCAACTGCCTACTCAATTCAAAAAAAGGCCTTATTCCCTTTGAATATGTAAATACACCAGAAGGAAGAAGACAACGGATAAAGATTACAGACATCCTTCTATACCAATATAAAAAGATGTGTTTTTGTGAATTGGAAAATGAGTTTGTTAAAAATTTACGCAATTATTATCAAAAGCAACTACGTGACTTTCCTCAATTGCTTTTGGTTTCTGATATAGTGCGTTTTACCGGGTATGGAAAGACGACAGTGAACAATTGGATATTACGTAATGAACTGAAGCCTCTTACTTATAAAAATAAGCGGATACAATCACTTAACCGAGGTAAAGGGTCTCTTATAACGAAAGATGCATTTCTTGATTTTTTAACCAGCACATACTATCGAAGTATAACAAGGAAATCAAGCATACATAAAGAGCAAGCCAAACAGTACGAGCAGCTCTTTGACATGCTTATGGTGAAGCGAGGTGCTCGGAATGCCTGATTATAGCTTCCTATTAAGTAAGTATCCTGAATTTGTAACGAAAGATCAGTTTTATAGGATATGTCATATAAGTAAAAACACAGCACTATATTATATAAAAAATGGTTTCATCCCTTGCATTGATTCTGGAAAAAAGACACGCAGATACAAAATTGCAATAAAAGATATTATTTTCTTTTTAGAAGACAGAGACAAAAATCCTGAAAAATATTACTTACCTAATCACTATAATAACCCATTTTTGCCAGGCTCAATTAGAAGATATAAGTTTAAATCGCGACTTGACCAATATAAAAACCATTACAAACTAAAAGGCATAAATGAGGTTAAAGATTATAAGCAATATCTTGAAATGCAATTTGCAGATTATCCAGATATGCTAACAAGTAAATATATACAACAAGTTACCGGTCACTCAGCAAGCACAATAATTTCATGGTGCAAGTCCGGCAACTTAAAGTATATAAAACACCATAGCAAATACCTTTTCCCCAAAAAGAGTGTTATTGATTATTTGTACAATCGTGAATTGCAACTATGAAGATAGTGCCGTTTGTTCTCTTATAGAGCAAATGGCTTTTTTATTGAATAAATAATCATTTTGAATTGCAAAGAAGATGGATAATAATGGGGGTATGTATGTTAGCCAACGCTCATTTAAATATTACCTTTCCTTCCCTTTAAATACATAAAAACAGTTTGTATAAATGATATAATTAAATTAAATCAATTAATCATTTTGGGAATTGGAGAATTGCAGAGGTGAATAACAGAATTGAGGGATATTAACAGTATTCAAGAACTCAGTGAATCTGATATTTTTGAATTATTAAAGTTAAATGAAAAAGACAAGATTTTTGCTGAAAATATTAAAATAAATCGGATGTCAGGAAAAGATCCTTATGCTAAAGGAGATTTTCGCTTGAATTTTTATAAAGAAGTTATGTCTGACATGTATACTGACGGGTTTATGATGGTATATCCACATGGAACTGTAGTGCGGCAAGCAAGAAGAAGTTTCTATTATCGCGGTGAGAACCAGCTATATCCTTCTACATCGCCATCACTGTGCAGGTTTTTAAATAATATAGAGAATGAAGAAGAAAGAGCTGTTGAACGTTTTGTTGCTGATATGAAAATAGCTGAATTTAATACATTGCTTTTCAAATTTCAACATACCGCTGATTTTTTGGAAAAAGGTGTTAGCGTCCTATCAGAGCAACTTGCTCAACACTATGGCCTGAAAACCCAGTGGTTGGACATTACAAATGACTTTGAAGTAGCTTTGTTTTTCGCCTGTTGTAAATATAATAAAAATTACAATATGTGGTCTCCGTTAACGAAATCAGATTTTAATAGAAATGAAAATACTCAGTATGGTATCATATTCAAAAAGAATACAGAATTAACAGATTTGTTACTTGGATGTGATTTATCATTGGAGGGCAATATACTTCCTATTGGTTTTCAGCCTTTTATGAGAAGTCATATGCAAACAGGTTATGCAATACTAATGAATGATCACATGGATTTACAAGACGACATGGATTTTGAAATGTATAAATTTAAGCATAGTGAAAAATTATGCAGTCTTATATACAAAAGAATGGATTGTGGTAGAAAAATATATCCTCACGAGGGATTAGTCTCGGT
Above is a genomic segment from Clostridiaceae bacterium containing:
- a CDS encoding TetR/AcrR family transcriptional regulator → MENTKVDRRVKYTKMVLKESFIKLLSQKDISQITIKEICEDADINRATFYSHYSDQYDLLRKIENEFLDNIKAHLKELDHKNNNVDAVSLAEKIFEYIKDNAKLCKLLLSERGGLNFQKQVMVLVYDTIINELTGSNKITKEDAEYVYSFAITGCVGIVQKWLDEDLKKSPRFMAEMVIKLTMGLINLVK
- a CDS encoding spore germination protein; this translates as MVKRIRRKRRKARNQNIEHDNIHTGSYDVIPDTVDAVETRLSEIFSDCNDFMHRKISCSGKSQTKILVAYINGFVDKRLLNQDVIHPILEFLSNTEMCEAHIYEMLKECIVINNDIKEINNMQQAIDGIISGEALLFLDGENKALMIGVKEPKGRQVDEPVTETSIRGSREGFVENLNTNIALIRKMIKNPNLKLEKVQLGKQTKTDICICYIKGIANENIVREVRERLKKIKTDAILDTGIIEQYISDSRLSVFPTVGNTERSDKLAGKLLEGRVGILCDGTPYVLTIPYLFIESIQNTDDYYDHAYFASFMRLLRLLALLVSNLLPGIYVALVGFHHTLIPFKLMIKLAASRQGIPFSPFTEAVLMIVAFEFLREAGVRMPRPIGEALSIVGAIVLGEASVSAGIASNLMVIIIALTAICSFVVPPLIRATMLLRFVFLAAANFLGFLGISFVGVAVIIHLCQLRSFGVPYMAPFSPLTANDLKDSIVVVPIWAMVTRPKILRQEYSRSKKGTKRQEVKKPQ
- a CDS encoding Ger(x)C family spore germination protein, which translates into the protein MMNIKRKIRSGMAVVAFLLIFPSLLTGCWNNRDLVNINIVAGLGLDRTEDGKILLTIQVVEPAAIQSTVSNNREGNGSQQKPVFVVSYEGETVSEALRGVLAIAGKKMFLSTAQVLIFGERLLQDGIEEVLDFFQRENEMDYGMDILVAKDATPKEILEIETDIDSIPILYIKGTIDNTNLRGTVKKTILVDLLKDIGERGIVPVIGGISIAGEKEVRTEGIAVIKDGRLAGWLGQHETMGYMFATDKVKSAIVNVPADNGKAAIEIIGSKGKVNVVFKNGKPYMLTVKVKTKASVGEYKGKGKLDSPDKLYVLEKNLEEEIKKEIMMTVEKAQKEYSSDIFGFGVYVRKYHPQYWKKVEKDWNDIFSKLPVDIQVTANIMRTGIIKCPINKDE
- a CDS encoding endospore germination permease — its product is MEKVRISSIQLSMLLSGFLFGSTVILSPAQGAKNDAWLAILLGGATGTLLMLCYATITSLNPSKTLVDILKEKMGKVAGNFFALLYIWYFIHLASLVFRDFGEFICTTTFPETPMVVVIGLFAVVLVYAVNSGIEVMGRLGELLVLIIPLIVIVISLSLITTHDFTAFLPVLGNGITPVIKASFDYLSFPFGETVAFLMLFPHLNKKEKLKKVVFVSAVISILLVLVTFFRDIFVLGSDLMERSIFIPHLTSLLIPGLNVEPLVDINLLIGGGIKISVCIYAAARALSQIAGIGDYRKLTGAITIFCIVLSIWSFESVLELFTWTEKVWFLYSIPFQIVIPLALLFLSLKKKKASKRKNV
- a CDS encoding Hsp20/alpha crystallin family protein, which codes for MSLVPWNPFREIDNFSRDISNFTDFSSLRFLGGMSSPRVDVFQTDTEVVVKAEIPGISKEDLNVYVDENSIRLSGQYKRDNEFKDENIFRSERYYGKFSRTIPLPVEIKSEQAKAEYKDGILSITVPKVEPTKAKGRRININ
- a CDS encoding helix-turn-helix domain-containing protein; protein product: MPDYSFLLSKYPEFVTKDQFYRICHISKNTALYYIKNGFIPCIDSGKKTRRYKIAIKDIIFFLEDRDKNPEKYYLPNHYNNPFLPGSIRRYKFKSRLDQYKNHYKLKGINEVKDYKQYLEMQFADYPDMLTSKYIQQVTGHSASTIISWCKSGNLKYIKHHSKYLFPKKSVIDYLYNRELQL
- a CDS encoding FRG domain-containing protein, yielding MRDINSIQELSESDIFELLKLNEKDKIFAENIKINRMSGKDPYAKGDFRLNFYKEVMSDMYTDGFMMVYPHGTVVRQARRSFYYRGENQLYPSTSPSLCRFLNNIENEEERAVERFVADMKIAEFNTLLFKFQHTADFLEKGVSVLSEQLAQHYGLKTQWLDITNDFEVALFFACCKYNKNYNMWSPLTKSDFNRNENTQYGIIFKKNTELTDLLLGCDLSLEGNILPIGFQPFMRSHMQTGYAILMNDHMDLQDDMDFEMYKFKHSEKLCSLIYKRMDCGRKIYPHEGLVSVKDQIELIEQSREFSRKAFEYAYNKTDYKVKDWEQLLNKYQYYIGKTPINLSRQRIRAVNRAYKKFDIEKIYNIRFVSRLCYIPT